The following proteins are co-located in the Pyrobaculum calidifontis JCM 11548 genome:
- a CDS encoding Atg14 domain-containing protein: MFWRLFGAVAKQKEKDVKLPTVRGKPVYIGGVLLIGVAEKGEFDVKRKKLVSLEVKDANGQTYYLDTSNTRVKITREYVDLDVSALPKFFEIKVREVNKMIEELKKARGELDKSYHKLEEALLKGVIGMDVYNEQIKRLQERERRLRQACLDMEKSMASVNQSLSQLKAELEKKRERLEAKRILDKLDPEEAEELGKVLNTLGSINALSHLITSSIIQLRLIC; the protein is encoded by the coding sequence GTGTTTTGGAGGCTTTTCGGCGCTGTCGCTAAGCAGAAGGAGAAGGACGTAAAGCTCCCCACCGTCAGAGGGAAGCCCGTCTACATTGGCGGAGTTCTGTTAATAGGCGTGGCTGAGAAGGGGGAGTTCGACGTAAAGAGGAAGAAGCTCGTCTCGCTTGAGGTAAAGGACGCAAATGGGCAGACGTACTACCTAGACACTTCCAACACCAGGGTTAAGATAACTAGGGAGTACGTGGACTTAGACGTCTCGGCGTTGCCCAAGTTCTTCGAAATAAAGGTCAGAGAAGTTAACAAGATGATTGAGGAGTTGAAGAAGGCCAGAGGAGAGCTGGACAAGTCTTACCACAAGCTTGAGGAGGCGCTGCTAAAGGGAGTCATAGGGATGGACGTGTACAACGAGCAGATAAAGAGGTTGCAGGAGAGGGAGAGGCGGCTTAGGCAAGCCTGCCTAGACATGGAGAAGAGCATGGCCTCTGTCAACCAGTCCCTGTCTCAGCTAAAGGCGGAGCTTGAGAAGAAGAGGGAGAGGCTGGAGGCAAAGCGGATCTTAGACAAGCTTGACCCAGAGGAGGCGGAGGAGTTGGGCAAGGTGTTAAACACGTTGGGGAGCATCAACGCGCTTTCTCACCTAATAACCAGTAGCATTATACAACTGAGGCTCATCTGCTAA
- the udg gene encoding type-4 uracil-DNA glycosylase, translating to MYTLEQLHEEIKRCTRCPLHKTRRNAVPGEGSGRLGIMIVGEAPGSSEDEQGRPFVGAAGSLLNKTLSTLGVERGDLYITNVVKCRPPGNRTPTREEVAACLPYLLRQIEILRPRRIIALGAVSAGALLGLIGRQVERVGDVRGKCFRGKVAGVDVEICVTYHPAAVLRNPRLRGTFAEDLAAFLGGGGLERYF from the coding sequence GTGTATACGCTTGAGCAACTACATGAGGAGATAAAGAGGTGTACAAGGTGTCCACTGCACAAGACTAGGCGCAACGCTGTCCCTGGCGAGGGGAGTGGAAGACTTGGCATAATGATAGTCGGCGAGGCGCCGGGCTCCAGCGAAGACGAGCAAGGCAGACCCTTCGTGGGAGCGGCGGGCAGTCTGTTGAACAAGACGTTGTCGACGCTAGGCGTAGAGAGGGGGGACCTCTATATTACAAACGTGGTGAAGTGCAGGCCGCCGGGAAACAGGACGCCTACGCGCGAGGAGGTGGCCGCCTGTCTACCATATCTACTGCGCCAGATAGAGATATTGAGGCCTAGGCGCATAATTGCGCTTGGCGCAGTAAGCGCCGGCGCACTCCTGGGGCTCATTGGGCGCCAAGTGGAAAGAGTTGGAGATGTGAGAGGCAAGTGTTTCCGTGGGAAAGTGGCGGGCGTTGACGTAGAGATCTGTGTGACATATCACCCAGCGGCAGTCCTTAGAAACCCAAGGCTTAGAGGGACGTTTGCAGAAGACTTGGCGGCTTTCCTAGGCGGGGGAGGGCTTGAGCGGTACTTCTAA